A stretch of Maniola hyperantus chromosome 15, iAphHyp1.2, whole genome shotgun sequence DNA encodes these proteins:
- the LOC117989251 gene encoding CBP80/20-dependent translation initiation factor isoform X2, which produces MQTQMGVGELQRSYRVQDFATPGVIMRERSFIRPQSHHNMHHNQFPNNGKRRSMILTNAKGKPTLEIYRPPVKQSVAQPAVSPVVQVAVSPVPVTSGSVPEVTTTEANAETSDGVAAGAGGGGVSAQGSANKLNVHAKEFTMARPADLHNRPALGVGYGSVGLQHSRSVVLHAQVPPHYRPVMPPHSLLTSASSGNVPHASAGPRVHFKLHPQQIINEKKKSSPTLTNGNGKNIRPQAFAPGLKRSKSLTSADTLASGMAALGLAADAGDLGNFPPEIQECIDKALEDPNAVCARTLMDAVGHLVSRAVESPRYALPAARRCIAVVEREQTETFLESLLNTCQQWYHDRDKLLGTIVGGGRPRLMAFLSFLLEMYCQLRRRAIQRRGNSAPGHVLLALICKCCEDCIRQPVPSPSDTENLFFVLTYIGRDLETQLPGDLERLLSAVRDAFINTAAAPSIRRTLLQLIELHASRWQLPGCAVLYYYPSSK; this is translated from the exons ATGCAGACTCAGATGGGGGTAGGGGAACTTCAGAGGAGCTACAGGGTGCAGGACTTTGCCACCCCAGGCGTCATCATGCGGGAACGGAGCTTCATACGGCCACAGTCTCATCACAATATGCATCATAACCAG TTTCCAAACAATGGGAAACGGCGGAGTATGATCCTGACTAATGCCAAAGGGAAACCGACGCTTGAAATCTATAGACCTCCAG TGAAGCAATCAGTTGCGCAACCGGCGGTGTCGCCAGTCGTTCAGGTGGCGGTGTCGCCGGTTCCTGTTACTTCTGGTTCGGTGCCTGAAGTTACCACCACTGAAGCTAATGCGGAAACATCAG ACGGCGTGGCGGCCGGAGCCGGCGGGGGCGGAGTCTCCGCGCAGGGGTCTGCCAACAAGCTGAATGTCCACGCGAAGGAGTTCACCATGGCCAGGCCCGCTGACCTGCATAATAG GCCGGCGCTTGGCGTGGGCTACGGGAGCGTGGGGCTGCAGCACTCGCGGTCGGTGGTGCTGCACGCGCAGGTGCCGCCGCACTACCGGCCCGTGATGCCGCCGCACTCGCTGCTCACCAGCGCCTCGAGCGGCAACGTGCCACACGCTTCG GCTGGACCACGCGTGCACTTCAAACTGCATCCACAGCAGATCATCAACGAAAAGAAGAAATCGTCGCCTACTCTGACGAACGGCAATGGCAAGAACATTAGGCCCCAGGCCTTTGCGCCAGGACTCAAACGCTCTAAGTCTCTCACCTCAGCAGATACTCTTGCCAGTGGAATGGCGGCACTAGGTCTGGCCGCGGATGCCGGAGACCTTGGCAATTTTCCGCCAGAGATCCAAGAGTGCATTGACAAGGCACTGGAAG ATCCGAACGCGGTATGTGCTCGCACGCTGATGGATGCAGTGGGACACCTTGTGTCTCGCGCCGTGGAGTCTCCTCGGTACGCGCTGCCGGCCGCGCGCCGCTGCATCGCGGTGGTGGAGCGCGAGCAGACCGAGACCTTCCTCGAGTCGCTGCTCAACACGTGCCAGCAGTGGTACCACGACCGCGACAAG CTTCTAGGTACAATAGTGGGCGGAGGAAGACCACGTCTGATGGCGTTCCTCTCGTTTCTGCTGGAGATGTACTGCCAGCTGCGACGACGCGCGATCCAGCGTCGCGGCAACAGCGCACCTGGGCATGTGCTGTTGGCGCTTATATGCAAATGCTGTGAGGACTGTATCCGTCAACCAGTGCCTTCACCCAGCGAT ACGGAAAATCTCTTCTTCGTGCTGACATACATCGGTCGAGACCTGGAGACCCAGCTCCCGGGCGACCTGGAACGCCTGCTCTCAGCAGTACGAGACGCCTTCATCAACACGGCGGCCGCTCCCTCCATCCGCCGCACGTTGCTGCAACTGATAGAGTTGCACGCGTCGCGCTGGCAGCTGCCCGGTTGTGCCGTACTGTACTACTACCCCTCCTCCAAGTAG
- the LOC117989251 gene encoding CBP80/20-dependent translation initiation factor isoform X1, whose protein sequence is MQTQMGVGELQRSYRVQDFATPGVIMRERSFIRPQSHHNMHHNQFPNNGKRRSMILTNAKGKPTLEIYRPPVKQSVAQPAVSPVVQVAVSPVPVTSGSVPEVTTTEANAETSGVRTDGVAAGAGGGGVSAQGSANKLNVHAKEFTMARPADLHNRPALGVGYGSVGLQHSRSVVLHAQVPPHYRPVMPPHSLLTSASSGNVPHASAGPRVHFKLHPQQIINEKKKSSPTLTNGNGKNIRPQAFAPGLKRSKSLTSADTLASGMAALGLAADAGDLGNFPPEIQECIDKALEDPNAVCARTLMDAVGHLVSRAVESPRYALPAARRCIAVVEREQTETFLESLLNTCQQWYHDRDKLLGTIVGGGRPRLMAFLSFLLEMYCQLRRRAIQRRGNSAPGHVLLALICKCCEDCIRQPVPSPSDTENLFFVLTYIGRDLETQLPGDLERLLSAVRDAFINTAAAPSIRRTLLQLIELHASRWQLPGCAVLYYYPSSK, encoded by the exons ATGCAGACTCAGATGGGGGTAGGGGAACTTCAGAGGAGCTACAGGGTGCAGGACTTTGCCACCCCAGGCGTCATCATGCGGGAACGGAGCTTCATACGGCCACAGTCTCATCACAATATGCATCATAACCAG TTTCCAAACAATGGGAAACGGCGGAGTATGATCCTGACTAATGCCAAAGGGAAACCGACGCTTGAAATCTATAGACCTCCAG TGAAGCAATCAGTTGCGCAACCGGCGGTGTCGCCAGTCGTTCAGGTGGCGGTGTCGCCGGTTCCTGTTACTTCTGGTTCGGTGCCTGAAGTTACCACCACTGAAGCTAATGCGGAAACATCAG GTGTCCGCACAGACGGCGTGGCGGCCGGAGCCGGCGGGGGCGGAGTCTCCGCGCAGGGGTCTGCCAACAAGCTGAATGTCCACGCGAAGGAGTTCACCATGGCCAGGCCCGCTGACCTGCATAATAG GCCGGCGCTTGGCGTGGGCTACGGGAGCGTGGGGCTGCAGCACTCGCGGTCGGTGGTGCTGCACGCGCAGGTGCCGCCGCACTACCGGCCCGTGATGCCGCCGCACTCGCTGCTCACCAGCGCCTCGAGCGGCAACGTGCCACACGCTTCG GCTGGACCACGCGTGCACTTCAAACTGCATCCACAGCAGATCATCAACGAAAAGAAGAAATCGTCGCCTACTCTGACGAACGGCAATGGCAAGAACATTAGGCCCCAGGCCTTTGCGCCAGGACTCAAACGCTCTAAGTCTCTCACCTCAGCAGATACTCTTGCCAGTGGAATGGCGGCACTAGGTCTGGCCGCGGATGCCGGAGACCTTGGCAATTTTCCGCCAGAGATCCAAGAGTGCATTGACAAGGCACTGGAAG ATCCGAACGCGGTATGTGCTCGCACGCTGATGGATGCAGTGGGACACCTTGTGTCTCGCGCCGTGGAGTCTCCTCGGTACGCGCTGCCGGCCGCGCGCCGCTGCATCGCGGTGGTGGAGCGCGAGCAGACCGAGACCTTCCTCGAGTCGCTGCTCAACACGTGCCAGCAGTGGTACCACGACCGCGACAAG CTTCTAGGTACAATAGTGGGCGGAGGAAGACCACGTCTGATGGCGTTCCTCTCGTTTCTGCTGGAGATGTACTGCCAGCTGCGACGACGCGCGATCCAGCGTCGCGGCAACAGCGCACCTGGGCATGTGCTGTTGGCGCTTATATGCAAATGCTGTGAGGACTGTATCCGTCAACCAGTGCCTTCACCCAGCGAT ACGGAAAATCTCTTCTTCGTGCTGACATACATCGGTCGAGACCTGGAGACCCAGCTCCCGGGCGACCTGGAACGCCTGCTCTCAGCAGTACGAGACGCCTTCATCAACACGGCGGCCGCTCCCTCCATCCGCCGCACGTTGCTGCAACTGATAGAGTTGCACGCGTCGCGCTGGCAGCTGCCCGGTTGTGCCGTACTGTACTACTACCCCTCCTCCAAGTAG
- the LOC117989251 gene encoding CBP80/20-dependent translation initiation factor isoform X3, with amino-acid sequence MQTQMGVGELQRSYRVQDFATPGVIMRERSFIRPQSHHNMHHNQFPNNGKRRSMILTNAKGKPTLEIYRPPGVRTDGVAAGAGGGGVSAQGSANKLNVHAKEFTMARPADLHNRPALGVGYGSVGLQHSRSVVLHAQVPPHYRPVMPPHSLLTSASSGNVPHASAGPRVHFKLHPQQIINEKKKSSPTLTNGNGKNIRPQAFAPGLKRSKSLTSADTLASGMAALGLAADAGDLGNFPPEIQECIDKALEDPNAVCARTLMDAVGHLVSRAVESPRYALPAARRCIAVVEREQTETFLESLLNTCQQWYHDRDKLLGTIVGGGRPRLMAFLSFLLEMYCQLRRRAIQRRGNSAPGHVLLALICKCCEDCIRQPVPSPSDTENLFFVLTYIGRDLETQLPGDLERLLSAVRDAFINTAAAPSIRRTLLQLIELHASRWQLPGCAVLYYYPSSK; translated from the exons ATGCAGACTCAGATGGGGGTAGGGGAACTTCAGAGGAGCTACAGGGTGCAGGACTTTGCCACCCCAGGCGTCATCATGCGGGAACGGAGCTTCATACGGCCACAGTCTCATCACAATATGCATCATAACCAG TTTCCAAACAATGGGAAACGGCGGAGTATGATCCTGACTAATGCCAAAGGGAAACCGACGCTTGAAATCTATAGACCTCCAG GTGTCCGCACAGACGGCGTGGCGGCCGGAGCCGGCGGGGGCGGAGTCTCCGCGCAGGGGTCTGCCAACAAGCTGAATGTCCACGCGAAGGAGTTCACCATGGCCAGGCCCGCTGACCTGCATAATAG GCCGGCGCTTGGCGTGGGCTACGGGAGCGTGGGGCTGCAGCACTCGCGGTCGGTGGTGCTGCACGCGCAGGTGCCGCCGCACTACCGGCCCGTGATGCCGCCGCACTCGCTGCTCACCAGCGCCTCGAGCGGCAACGTGCCACACGCTTCG GCTGGACCACGCGTGCACTTCAAACTGCATCCACAGCAGATCATCAACGAAAAGAAGAAATCGTCGCCTACTCTGACGAACGGCAATGGCAAGAACATTAGGCCCCAGGCCTTTGCGCCAGGACTCAAACGCTCTAAGTCTCTCACCTCAGCAGATACTCTTGCCAGTGGAATGGCGGCACTAGGTCTGGCCGCGGATGCCGGAGACCTTGGCAATTTTCCGCCAGAGATCCAAGAGTGCATTGACAAGGCACTGGAAG ATCCGAACGCGGTATGTGCTCGCACGCTGATGGATGCAGTGGGACACCTTGTGTCTCGCGCCGTGGAGTCTCCTCGGTACGCGCTGCCGGCCGCGCGCCGCTGCATCGCGGTGGTGGAGCGCGAGCAGACCGAGACCTTCCTCGAGTCGCTGCTCAACACGTGCCAGCAGTGGTACCACGACCGCGACAAG CTTCTAGGTACAATAGTGGGCGGAGGAAGACCACGTCTGATGGCGTTCCTCTCGTTTCTGCTGGAGATGTACTGCCAGCTGCGACGACGCGCGATCCAGCGTCGCGGCAACAGCGCACCTGGGCATGTGCTGTTGGCGCTTATATGCAAATGCTGTGAGGACTGTATCCGTCAACCAGTGCCTTCACCCAGCGAT ACGGAAAATCTCTTCTTCGTGCTGACATACATCGGTCGAGACCTGGAGACCCAGCTCCCGGGCGACCTGGAACGCCTGCTCTCAGCAGTACGAGACGCCTTCATCAACACGGCGGCCGCTCCCTCCATCCGCCGCACGTTGCTGCAACTGATAGAGTTGCACGCGTCGCGCTGGCAGCTGCCCGGTTGTGCCGTACTGTACTACTACCCCTCCTCCAAGTAG
- the LOC117989251 gene encoding CBP80/20-dependent translation initiation factor isoform X4: MQTQMGVGELQRSYRVQDFATPGVIMRERSFIRPQSHHNMHHNQFPNNGKRRSMILTNAKGKPTLEIYRPPDGVAAGAGGGGVSAQGSANKLNVHAKEFTMARPADLHNRPALGVGYGSVGLQHSRSVVLHAQVPPHYRPVMPPHSLLTSASSGNVPHASAGPRVHFKLHPQQIINEKKKSSPTLTNGNGKNIRPQAFAPGLKRSKSLTSADTLASGMAALGLAADAGDLGNFPPEIQECIDKALEDPNAVCARTLMDAVGHLVSRAVESPRYALPAARRCIAVVEREQTETFLESLLNTCQQWYHDRDKLLGTIVGGGRPRLMAFLSFLLEMYCQLRRRAIQRRGNSAPGHVLLALICKCCEDCIRQPVPSPSDTENLFFVLTYIGRDLETQLPGDLERLLSAVRDAFINTAAAPSIRRTLLQLIELHASRWQLPGCAVLYYYPSSK; the protein is encoded by the exons ATGCAGACTCAGATGGGGGTAGGGGAACTTCAGAGGAGCTACAGGGTGCAGGACTTTGCCACCCCAGGCGTCATCATGCGGGAACGGAGCTTCATACGGCCACAGTCTCATCACAATATGCATCATAACCAG TTTCCAAACAATGGGAAACGGCGGAGTATGATCCTGACTAATGCCAAAGGGAAACCGACGCTTGAAATCTATAGACCTCCAG ACGGCGTGGCGGCCGGAGCCGGCGGGGGCGGAGTCTCCGCGCAGGGGTCTGCCAACAAGCTGAATGTCCACGCGAAGGAGTTCACCATGGCCAGGCCCGCTGACCTGCATAATAG GCCGGCGCTTGGCGTGGGCTACGGGAGCGTGGGGCTGCAGCACTCGCGGTCGGTGGTGCTGCACGCGCAGGTGCCGCCGCACTACCGGCCCGTGATGCCGCCGCACTCGCTGCTCACCAGCGCCTCGAGCGGCAACGTGCCACACGCTTCG GCTGGACCACGCGTGCACTTCAAACTGCATCCACAGCAGATCATCAACGAAAAGAAGAAATCGTCGCCTACTCTGACGAACGGCAATGGCAAGAACATTAGGCCCCAGGCCTTTGCGCCAGGACTCAAACGCTCTAAGTCTCTCACCTCAGCAGATACTCTTGCCAGTGGAATGGCGGCACTAGGTCTGGCCGCGGATGCCGGAGACCTTGGCAATTTTCCGCCAGAGATCCAAGAGTGCATTGACAAGGCACTGGAAG ATCCGAACGCGGTATGTGCTCGCACGCTGATGGATGCAGTGGGACACCTTGTGTCTCGCGCCGTGGAGTCTCCTCGGTACGCGCTGCCGGCCGCGCGCCGCTGCATCGCGGTGGTGGAGCGCGAGCAGACCGAGACCTTCCTCGAGTCGCTGCTCAACACGTGCCAGCAGTGGTACCACGACCGCGACAAG CTTCTAGGTACAATAGTGGGCGGAGGAAGACCACGTCTGATGGCGTTCCTCTCGTTTCTGCTGGAGATGTACTGCCAGCTGCGACGACGCGCGATCCAGCGTCGCGGCAACAGCGCACCTGGGCATGTGCTGTTGGCGCTTATATGCAAATGCTGTGAGGACTGTATCCGTCAACCAGTGCCTTCACCCAGCGAT ACGGAAAATCTCTTCTTCGTGCTGACATACATCGGTCGAGACCTGGAGACCCAGCTCCCGGGCGACCTGGAACGCCTGCTCTCAGCAGTACGAGACGCCTTCATCAACACGGCGGCCGCTCCCTCCATCCGCCGCACGTTGCTGCAACTGATAGAGTTGCACGCGTCGCGCTGGCAGCTGCCCGGTTGTGCCGTACTGTACTACTACCCCTCCTCCAAGTAG